One genomic segment of Ricinus communis isolate WT05 ecotype wild-type chromosome 5, ASM1957865v1, whole genome shotgun sequence includes these proteins:
- the LOC8263722 gene encoding uncharacterized protein LOC8263722 — translation MAGAPSPALSNNSSDTGHTATLPHSLRMDTPPKTLRGLNKPKCIQCGNVARSRCPYQSCKSCCSKAQNPCHIHVLKANATFPDKTPTSSTPVSDQQPTEVSPVASSLRVASLRQLSNQFSQFNNLQTSRSKKPLTRKEAAAINEWRFSKLKEHREGNIEVENEAFDRYMQNISLLEEVFSVKSILESSIKESSEGGSLPLNPEHVSTEDDREKVTSVQKLKLRLNPTRSENVRKRIQQIVDVGLKKLQKLEFEDGVNDTHTDIEHDKRPEKKEKLWAERASALSELTEKLNKARNEEDLTSCMEMKMQLYSHQGQTETKDEASHKQTVKKELDYLSQKLFRTVEIDQEDLNKIGAHFSSLEKVANL, via the exons atggcGGGGGCTCCGTCACCAGCTCTAAGCAATAACAGCTCCGACACCGGTCACACTGCCACCCTCCCTCATTCACTTCGTATGGACACGCCACCTAAGACTCTCCGGGGTCTTAACAAACCTAAATGTATCCAGTGCGGCAACGTTGCTCGCTCTAG GTGTCCGTACCAATCATGCAAAAGTTGCTGCTCAAAAGCTCAAAATCCATGCCATATTCATG TTTTGAAAGCAAATGCAACTTTTCCAGACAAGACACCGACTTCGAGTACTCCTGTATCTGACCAGCAGCCAACTGAAGTATCTCCTGTAGC GAGTTCACTTCGAGTTGCATCACTTCGGCAACTTTCAAACCAATTTTCCCAATTTAACAATCTGCAAACTTCACGATCAAAGAAGCCATTGACCAGAAAG GAAGCTGCAGCTATAAATGAATGGAGGTTTTCCAAGTTAAAAGAACACAGGGAAGGAAACATTGAAGTGGAAAATGAAGCATTTGATCGATACATGCAGAACATTAGCTTATTAGAGGAGGTTTTTTCTGTGAAATCTATTCTAGAGAGCTCCATAAAGGAATCCTCGGAAGGTGGTTCTCTTCCATTGAATCCGGAGCATGTGTCTACAGAAGATGACAGAGAGAAAGTGACCTCAGTGCAGAAGTTGAAGCTTAGATTGAATCCTACAAGAAGTGAAAATGTTCGAAAGAGGATACAGCAAATTGTCGATGTTGGGTTAAAGAAGCTTCAAAAGCTCGAGTTTGAAGACGGTGTTAATGATACGCACACTGATATTGAGCATGATAAACGGccggaaaagaaagaaaaattgtggGCTGAAAGGGCCTCAGCTTTAAGTGAACTTACTGAGAAATTGAATAAAGCCCGAAATGAAGAGGATCTAACATCATGCATGGAGATGAAGATGCAGCTCTACAGTCACCAAGGTCAAACAGAAACCAAAGATGAGGCATCCCATAAACAGACAGTCAAGAAAGAATTGGATTATCTTTCTCAAAAATTGTTTAGAACAGTAGAAATTGATCAGGAAGATCTCAACAAGATTGGTGCGCATTTCTCTTCCCTAGAAAAAGTAGCAAATTTGTGA